The genomic segment CACGGCATCAGCCGCGCGCTGGCGGGCTCGGAGCCCGAGCTGCGGCCGGCACTGAAGAAGGCGGGCTTCATGACGCGCGACTCCCGAGTGGTCGAGCGCAAGAAGTACGGCCGTCACAAGGCGCGCAAGCGTCCGCAGTACTCCAAGCGATAGTCCGATGGCGGGCGCCACGCTCATCCGAGTGGCCGTCGTCGGTGCGACGGGCTACTCGGGAGCCGAGCTCGTCCGCCTGCTATCGCGTCATCCCAACGTCCAGCTGACCGTCGTCACCTCCGAGCAGGCCGCCGGCGCCGCGCTCGGCAGCGTGCACCGCACGCTCGCGTTCACGGGCCTCAGCCTGGAGGCGGTTGACGCCGCCGCCATCGCGCCGCGTGCCGACATCGCGTTCACGGCGCTGCCGCACGGCGCCTCCACGCCCGTGGTGGCGGCGCTCGTCGACCGCGGCGTGCGCGTCGTCGACGTCGGCGCCGACTTCCGCTTCCAGGACGTCGAGCTGTACACGAAGTGGTACGGCCAGCATGGGGAGCCGCAGCTGGCGCGAGAGGCGGTGTACGGGCTGACCGAGTTCGCACGCGAGCAGGTCGCCGGCGCGCGCCTGGTCGCTAATCCCGGCTGCTATCCCACCGGCGCGCTGATGGGCCTGATCCCGCTGGCCGCGCACATTCGCGGCCCTGTGTTCGTCGATTCCAAGTCGGGAACCAGCGGCGCGGGCCGCGGCGCCAAGGTCGACCAGCTTTTCGCCGAGGTCACGGAGAACATCCGGCCGTATTCGGTGGGCAGGCATCGCCATCAGCCGGAGATCGCCAGCCAGCTGTCGGCTCATGCCGGCGAGAAGCGACAGGTCGTGTTCTCTCCGCATCTGCTGCCGGTCGCGCGCGGCCTGCAGACGACGATGTATCTCGACATTCCTGAGGACGTCGACGTCGGCGAGCTCCTGCACCGTCGCTACGACGGCGAGCCGTTCGTGCGCCTGCTCGAAGGCGGCGCGATGCCCGAGCCGCGCGCGGTGCGCGGCACCAACATGATCGAGATCGCCTGGCTGCGAGAGCCCGACAGCGGGCGCGTGGTGGTGCTGACGGCCATCGACAACCTCGGCAAGGGGGCGGCGGGGCAGGCCGTGCAGAACATGAACTGCATGATCGGCGCGCCCGAGACGAGCGGCCTCGACCTGCTGCCGGCGCTTCCGTAGAGCACGCCTCGCGTCCACGCAGAGACGTCAGCTCGCCATCATTCTCCAGCCCAGCATCGGCAGCACGACGATGCTGGCGAAGAACGCGACGTTGACCAGCACGCCGACGTAGGCGAGGGCGATCACGGCGATGTCGTCTTCCATCGTCCCCACCGCAAGAAGCATCACGACGATGGCCGGCAGGCTGTTGGTGAACGGGATGGGCAGTGGCAGCGAGAACACCAGCGCGTGCAGCACCCACAGCACGGCGTTGAAGTAGCGCAGCCCGCGCATCGCCAGCATGTCCCGGGCGCGCGGCCGGATGAACCGCTCCAGGCGCGCCAGCAGCCGCTCCAGCGCACTGCAGATGCGGTCGATGGTGCGTGGATCGATGGTCACGCGCGCCAGCCGCCGCGGCACCCACGGCGCACGGTCGAGAGCCGCGAACACGCCGAGCATCGCCACGACGAGGCCCAGCACCGTCGATATGCCGGGCAGCGGAATCGGTTGGAGGAAGGGCAGCATGAGGAACACCGCCAGAAAGGCGTGTCCCTGCGGTCCGGAAATTTCGAGAAGATCATGGACCGAGAGCGCGCCGTGCCGGGCGCGCTCTCGGATCCGATGCAGCGTCTCGCTGAAGCGATGTCCGTGCGGTGAGGCCGCGGACGTCGCGGCTCTAGCGACGTCCGTGCCCGCCGCCATGTCCCCCGCCGCCCTTGCCGCCGCCACTGGCACGGCCGCCGCCACCGCCGCCACCGCCGCGGGAGCCTTGCATGCGCGCGCCGCCGCCGCTGGATCGCTGAATGTTCCCGCTGGGACGGCCCGATCGGCCACTGGAGCGCTGAACCTGCGGCGCGGAGCGGCCGGAGCCGCCGCCGCGAATTTCGCGCGCGCCGCGCGAGGAAGGCGCCGTGCGCACCGAGCTCTTGCCGCGGCTCGGAGGCGTCGAGGAGCGGATGGAGCGGCTGGAGCCGCCGTCGCGCTCGCGCATGTCCTGCGTGCGGATGCTGCCGCGGCGTCCCCGCTCCTGGCCGCGAACGCTTCCGCCGCGCTCGCGCAGCTCCTGCGTTCGCACGCTGCCGCCGGCGCCGCGGCCGCCCACGCTGCCGGTTTCCCAGCGGCGCTGGCGCTTCCAGTCGTCCCAGTTGCTGCGCACGCTGTCGTAGGACAGCCTTTCATAGTTCCACGGTCGACCGCGCCAGCGACGGCTGCGGTACTCATCGCGCCAGTTGCTGCCGATGGTCGTGTAGAAGGTGGGAACTCCCGAGTAGTAGCCCCAGTCGCGATCGTAGTAGCGCGAGCGGTACCAGCGACCCTGCCATGGGCGCCACCACCAGCCATCCACGAAGAACAGATCGACGCCGTAGTCCGGAACCGCGTAGACGTAGGTGCCTGGAAACACGACCAGGCTCGGCGGTGCCGAAAGCACGATCGGCGGCGGCAGCGGCACGCTGATGCCGACGCCTACACGAACTTCGGCCGGCGCGGGTGCGGTCGCACCGAGCGTGCAAGCCGTAGCCAGTGCCAGGGCGGACAGGAATAATCGTCTTTTTCTCATTGGCCGGATCCTCTGCTCTGGTCCCGCTTGCGCCTGCGCCGTGGCACACGCGCATCCCGTAGGGACGCGGCGCCGGCGATCGTCATTCGAGAAGCGAGCGCAATCCCCTCACGTGTGGGTCCGTCGCCTGGTTTCGCCGCGGCGAGCAATGCGCCGCGCCTGCTCGGACTATCCCTTGATGCCCGCGACCGGCGGCACTGCACCCAGGCGCTTCCGCTTGGCAGCAACGCACGGACGCGGCGCCTGCCGCCACTGGCGCGCCACGATCAGCGCCGCTGCGCTCCGTCCTCGAGCATCTTTCGAGGGTGCTGCCCGAGCGCGTGCCCCATGAACGGTGGATGGATGCTGTAGCCGAGCAGGCTCTGCACACGCTCCGACATCGCGCGCGCTCGCTGCGGCGAGATCGACAGGAAGTAGTTCTCCTGCGGGCGTGCCCACGGCTCGCAGTACTGGTTCGACAGCGCCAGACGCGGCTCCCGGCTGCGGTTCGCGCCGCCGCGATGGACGAGCGTGCCGAGGAAGACGACGACCGACCCCGGCGGCATCGTCACCGGCATGAGCTGCCGCTGCACGGCCTCGGGCAGCTCCGGTTCCACCGGCTTGCCGCCGGTGCGCGTCTGGAAGTCGATGCGGGCCAGCAGATCGCCGACCTCTTCATCGCTCCAGCGATGGCTGCCGGGAATGATCTGCGTGCCGCCGTTCTCCTCGGTGAAGGCATCGATCGCCCAGATCGTGCTGACGCTGATCGCCTTTCGCGGGCGGGCGATGCGGTAGAAGGCATCGTCGGTGTGCAGAGGCTGGGAGGTTTCGCCCGGCAGGATGCGGATCGCCTGTGAGGCGGTCAGCAGGAAGTTCGGCTCCAGCAGCGCCTCGCAAAGCGCCATGATCGCGGCGTGCTCCGCAAGCGCCTCCAGGGCCGGGCCGACGCCGACCAGGCTGTAGACCCGCTGCGTCAGATGGCCTTCGAAGTTGTTGCGGCCGATGTCGTCGTCGCTCAGGTGCGGCGCGAGCTGCCGTCGGATCTGCGCGATCTCGCCTGCCGACAGCACCTCGGGGAGCACGACGTAGCCGTGATCCGAGATCGCCTGGAGCCATTCCTCGACGGCGCGACGCATGCACGAGATGTAGCCGAGGAGGGCGTCGACGGCCAAGCGCGGCGTGCGCGGCCGCCGCCTCGCCGCCGCTTCAAGCATCGCGACCGATGTAGAGGAAGGCGGCGATGACGCCGAACACCGCGTTGGCGATCCAGGCCGCGACCACTGGCGACATCGCTCCGGTGCGTCCGGCGGAAAGAGCCAGGCCGGTCAGGATCCAGTAGGCGAAGCCGATGACGAGGCCGAGCCCCAGACTGGAGGCAACGCCGCTGCGCGGCCCGCTGCGCAACGCCAGCGGAAGGCCCATCAGCGTCACCACCAGACCCGCGAACGGCCATGCGAGCTTGTGATGCAGATCCACCAGGAACTCGTCGGCGCCCAATCCGCGCGCCTGAAGCTGCGCGATCTGCTCGCGGAGCTGGCGGAAGCTGAACTCTTCGGAGCGCCGCTTGCGCGCGGCCAGGTTGTCGGGATCTTCGTGCAGCTCGAATTCGCCCGCAGTCAGCGGCCGCACCTGGACGTTGCCGGGCGAGAGCAGATCCTTGACCACGCCGGCCGCGCCCTGCCAGCGACCGTCGTGCCAGCGCATGGATCCGACGTCGATGATGCGATGGAGACGAAAGGCGGCATCCGATTCGTAGATGGTCAGGCCGGAGATCTCGCGCTTGCCGGCATCGTAGCGTCGGATGTGCACGAAGCCGCGATCGCTCTGATACCAGATCGAGGCGCTGTCGAAGACTCCCCGGTACGCCTTCTGCTTGAGCTCCACGTCCCAGATCCAGCGTGAGCGTGACGCCGCCACCGGCACCACGTTCTCGTTCCAGAACAACGCGGCGATACTCAGAACCGCCGAGACCGCCAGGATCGGAAGAGCCAGCTGCCAGGAGCTCAGACCGCAGGCCTTGAGCGCGAGGATCTCGCGATTGCGCGTCAGCAGCGCCAGCGACAGCAGCGCGGCGAGCAGGCTGGCTGCGGGGAAGATGTCGTAGAGGATCTTCGGCAGCTTGGCCAGGAAGTAGAGCACCACGCGCGACCAGGAGGGCGCGAACGGTACGACCTCGCCGACGCGATCGAAGACGTCGATGATCAGGTAGAGGCCGCACGCCGCCGCCATGCCGAGGACGAACACCCGCAGGTACTGAAGGATGAGGTAGCGCGACAGGATCGACATCAGAGACCGCTCGACGCGGGCTGCGCGCGGCGCAGCGAAAGGCGCGGCAGGATCAGGCGGTCACGCGCCGCACGCAGGAGCATCCACAGGCCGGCCGCCGCCATCGCCGCGTTGGGCAGCCACATCGCCAGCGCCGGCGGCATCGCGCCGGCGCGAGAGGCTGCCACCGCCATGCTCAGCAGCGCATAGTAGACCAGGATGACGACGACGCTGACCGCCGCTCCGCGTCCGCGCGCCGAGCGCGTCGGCTGCGCGCCGAGTGCGGCGCCGATCAGTGCCAGGACGACGGGAACGGACGAGAGCGCGAACCGGCGATGAATCTCGATGCCCGCATCGACGGCGCGCCGGCGATCGCCGCCGCGCCGCTCGGCCATCAGCTCTTCCCAGCTCATGCTGCCGGGCTCGTCGCTCGCCGCGTTGCCGCCGGTCACGGTGCGAAGCTCCAGCTGCACCTCGAGCGAGCGGAAGTCGGTGACGTCGTAGTCGTTGGCGTTCTCGTGAGCGACGACGCTGGTGCCGTCGAGCAGCTGCAGGAAGAGCGAGCCGTTGTGCTCGTTGGCGCCGACGCGGCCAGCTTGAGCGAAGACGGTGGTGCGGCTGTCGGGCGTGCGCTCGTCGGCCAGCATGACGCCGGAGATGGTGCCGGTGCTGCCGTCGACACGATCGACGTAGACGACCATGCGCTCGAAATCCGTGTTGAAGAAGCGCGGCCGCAAGGCGGCGGTGGCGCGCGTCTTGGCGATCTCGAAGACGGTGCGCTCGAGCTCGCGGTGTCCCCACGGGCGTGCCGTCATCGCCAGCGCGAGCGTCGCGGCAGCCACCGCCAG from the Candidatus Limnocylindrales bacterium genome contains:
- the argC gene encoding N-acetyl-gamma-glutamyl-phosphate reductase — translated: MAGATLIRVAVVGATGYSGAELVRLLSRHPNVQLTVVTSEQAAGAALGSVHRTLAFTGLSLEAVDAAAIAPRADIAFTALPHGASTPVVAALVDRGVRVVDVGADFRFQDVELYTKWYGQHGEPQLAREAVYGLTEFAREQVAGARLVANPGCYPTGALMGLIPLAAHIRGPVFVDSKSGTSGAGRGAKVDQLFAEVTENIRPYSVGRHRHQPEIASQLSAHAGEKRQVVFSPHLLPVARGLQTTMYLDIPEDVDVGELLHRRYDGEPFVRLLEGGAMPEPRAVRGTNMIEIAWLREPDSGRVVVLTAIDNLGKGAAGQAVQNMNCMIGAPETSGLDLLPALP
- a CDS encoding exopolysaccharide biosynthesis protein; the protein is MAAGTDVARAATSAASPHGHRFSETLHRIRERARHGALSVHDLLEISGPQGHAFLAVFLMLPFLQPIPLPGISTVLGLVVAMLGVFAALDRAPWVPRRLARVTIDPRTIDRICSALERLLARLERFIRPRARDMLAMRGLRYFNAVLWVLHALVFSLPLPIPFTNSLPAIVVMLLAVGTMEDDIAVIALAYVGVLVNVAFFASIVVLPMLGWRMMAS
- a CDS encoding phytanoyl-CoA dioxygenase family protein, with protein sequence MAVDALLGYISCMRRAVEEWLQAISDHGYVVLPEVLSAGEIAQIRRQLAPHLSDDDIGRNNFEGHLTQRVYSLVGVGPALEALAEHAAIMALCEALLEPNFLLTASQAIRILPGETSQPLHTDDAFYRIARPRKAISVSTIWAIDAFTEENGGTQIIPGSHRWSDEEVGDLLARIDFQTRTGGKPVEPELPEAVQRQLMPVTMPPGSVVVFLGTLVHRGGANRSREPRLALSNQYCEPWARPQENYFLSISPQRARAMSERVQSLLGYSIHPPFMGHALGQHPRKMLEDGAQRR
- the lptG gene encoding LPS export ABC transporter permease LptG, translating into MSILSRYLILQYLRVFVLGMAAACGLYLIIDVFDRVGEVVPFAPSWSRVVLYFLAKLPKILYDIFPAASLLAALLSLALLTRNREILALKACGLSSWQLALPILAVSAVLSIAALFWNENVVPVAASRSRWIWDVELKQKAYRGVFDSASIWYQSDRGFVHIRRYDAGKREISGLTIYESDAAFRLHRIIDVGSMRWHDGRWQGAAGVVKDLLSPGNVQVRPLTAGEFELHEDPDNLAARKRRSEEFSFRQLREQIAQLQARGLGADEFLVDLHHKLAWPFAGLVVTLMGLPLALRSGPRSGVASSLGLGLVIGFAYWILTGLALSAGRTGAMSPVVAAWIANAVFGVIAAFLYIGRDA
- the lptF gene encoding LPS export ABC transporter permease LptF, whose translation is MGRTLRRYLLGEIGTAFLAGILIFSFVLFAARVVDLIEMIVARGVPGSLVLRLLVCIVPTFLEATLPMSFLLGVVVAFGRLGADCELVALRAAGISLYDMLRPVLALSLAVAAATLALAMTARPWGHRELERTVFEIAKTRATAALRPRFFNTDFERMVVYVDRVDGSTGTISGVMLADERTPDSRTTVFAQAGRVGANEHNGSLFLQLLDGTSVVAHENANDYDVTDFRSLEVQLELRTVTGGNAASDEPGSMSWEELMAERRGGDRRRAVDAGIEIHRRFALSSVPVVLALIGAALGAQPTRSARGRGAAVSVVVILVYYALLSMAVAASRAGAMPPALAMWLPNAAMAAAGLWMLLRAARDRLILPRLSLRRAQPASSGL